Part of the Flavobacterium sp. MDT1-60 genome, GCTTCCTGTACCAGGACCAATGAATCCATCGTAAAAGCCAACTATAATACTGATGACAACAGCATAAATTATCTGAGTTGTTGCCGAATGATCTTTTGCAACATGCTGACCAAAGTTCTTCTTCGCATAAGTATATATAAATAATAAGGACAAAACCACAAGTAAAAGTGGTTTCATAAAATCATTACTGACCATTGTCAAAATTGTAGAACCCAAAAATGCTGAGGGCACTGCTAAACACATCATAATCAAAAGCAATTTCCATTGAATTACTACTTTTTTGAGATATTGGAAAGCAGCAAAAGCAGTTCCTGTAAATGCCGGTAATTTTAAAGTTCCAATGACTGTCGAAACAGGTAAATTCGGTAATAAAATTAGTCCCATTGGCGTTTGAATGAGCCCTCCGCCGCCAACAATTGCATCAATAAATCCTGCAGCAAAAGCAGCCAAACAAAGTAAAATTATAATATAGCTTTCCATTAATCCTGTATATCTGTTGGTTTTGAGAACTGTGCACAAAAGTAAACTTCCCTTTTGTTTATTACAATAGAATTAATATTGTTTTCTCAGCAAAAATTATATTTTTGTTGAAAAATTGAACCAAATGGATTTTACAAGAATTATAGAATTAGCCAGTTATACTTTACCTGCCATCGTTACCGGATTTGTAGCTTACAGTTTCTTTGAACTGCATATTAAAAACAACGATAAGAAACGTACTTTTTTATTAAACAAAGAATAT contains:
- a CDS encoding TSUP family transporter; its protein translation is MESYIIILLCLAAFAAGFIDAIVGGGGLIQTPMGLILLPNLPVSTVIGTLKLPAFTGTAFAAFQYLKKVVIQWKLLLIMMCLAVPSAFLGSTILTMVSNDFMKPLLLVVLSLLFIYTYAKKNFGQHVAKDHSATTQIIYAVVISIIVGFYDGFIGPGTGSFFVVAFIALLGFDFLHASANAKMVNLATNFGSICLFMIKGKIIWTIAIPMAVSNGLGGWLGAKLAINKGNGFIRIFFLVVVIGTLIRFAYDVFFK